The region CTTTATATGGTTAATATCAGGTAGCTGCAGCGTGCCTTTCTGCGTCTACCGCAAAGCACGATTTAATGAAAGTAAGAATACAACTATTTGCCTCCAAGACTACGACTCTGCTACTTACAAACATCTTATAATATTTCGTTTTATGGTAGGTTTTCTCATTCCCTTCATGATCATCACAGGTTCCTATTTGTCCATTGGTATACGTGTCAGGCGTCTCCATCAGAAAACAATGAAACCCTTCAAAGTAATAATGGTTGTGATCTTGgccttttttttctgctggcttccatatcacatttatttatttattgatttgtgGACTTATGAAACAAGAAACAATAACAAAGAAATCAATCTAAATGAGTTCAAAAAAGTTTTAAACCACGTGGGACCAGCTGTCACCAGCCTAGCTTATTTAAACAGTTGCCTGAATCCTTTTCTGTACGTTTTTATGTGTGAAGAGTTCAAGAAAAAGCTGAAACACTCCTTGGTGGCAGTTTTTGAAAGTGCCTTTGCTGAGGAGCAGCTGGCCCTGCTGGTGTCTCAGTACTCCATCAGACATCGCAAATCCCACTCGCGGAGTGTTCCTGTGACTGATGACACCCAGTCCTCATCAATTAATCCTTAAAATAATTCTTTTGGGACGTATAAGTGTCTGGTGCCCTGTGGTGGACCGTTCCCGTCTAGGgtgggt is a window of Hoplias malabaricus isolate fHopMal1 chromosome 1, fHopMal1.hap1, whole genome shotgun sequence DNA encoding:
- the LOC136664177 gene encoding chemerin-like receptor 1, translated to MNSSNMSTANSSDSSIKHLGNFTMFFHSVICALGVIGNGLVIYITGFKMKKTVNTICFLNLAVADFLFTFFLILGIIWTSQNYNWIFGDFMCKFYSFVFVLNMFASIFLLTAISLDRCLSTWVIVWVQNQRTLFKARVCCFFIWLISGSCSVPFCVYRKARFNESKNTTICLQDYDSATYKHLIIFRFMVGFLIPFMIITGSYLSIGIRVRRLHQKTMKPFKVIMVVILAFFFCWLPYHIYLFIDLWTYETRNNNKEINLNEFKKVLNHVGPAVTSLAYLNSCLNPFLYVFMCEEFKKKLKHSLVAVFESAFAEEQLALLVSQYSIRHRKSHSRSVPVTDDTQSSSINP